Genomic window (Candidatus Binataceae bacterium):
GGGCTTGCCGACTACCAGAATCAGGGCTACGCGGATCAAATCCAGCAGCAGCAGATGAACGGCGGCTACTACCCCCAGAGCACGAGCCCGATGGCGGTAGTGATTCCGCTGCTCGGGATGTTCGGAGGCTCGATCGGTGGCGGCGGTTTTGGTGTCGGTGGCGGAATGATGGGTCCAAGCTTCGGCGGAGGTTATCCGGTGTCTCCTCCGCCGTCCTATCCCGTCTACCCCTCCTTTCCGGGTCCGTAAACTTGCTAGGTGAGCTTGAAGCGCTCGCCCAGAAACACTTGGCGGACATGTTCGCTTGCCACGATCGCATCGGGCGGCCCTTCGATGAGAATCTTACCGCTGTGAATCACGTATGCGCGGTCGATGATTGATAACGCCGCGTGCACATTGTGATCGGACATCAGAATCCCAATCCCTCGCTCCCGCAGGTAAGTAACGATCCGCTGAATTTCAATCACCGTAATCGGGTCGATGCCCGCGAAAGGCTCATCCAGGCACAGGAACTGAGGATCGAGAACGAGTGCGCGGGTAATTTCGACCTTGCGCCGCTCGCCGCCCGATAGAACTCCCGCGCGCGACTTCCGCAACCTCGCGATGTCGAGCTCGTCGAGCAGCGATTGCAGCCGTCCCTGGCGCTCTTCCTCCGTAAGGGGCAACGTCTCCAGCACCGCGAGCAGGTTCTCCTCGACCGAGAGCTTGCGAAACACGGAAGGCTCCTGGGGCAGATAGGAAATGCCCCGGCGGGCGCGCTGGTATAGCGGAAGCATGGTAATTTCCTGCTCGCCGAGCAAAACCCGTCCGTGGTCGGGCTTCACCAGGCCAACCAACATGTAGAAAGTGGTCGTTTTGCCAGCGCCATTCGGCCCGAGCAACCCCACCACTTCCCCGGGGTTGACGTATACCTCGACATCATCGACCACAGTGCGGCCGCCATAGATCTTCGTAAGATGCTCCCCGCGGAGCACCGGCGATGACACGCCTGGCTCGGCCGCCAGAACTTCGCGGGCTCGCAGTTGCTCAACCTTGGCCATCGGAAATTACGTCTATCATTCACTCTTATAGGCTTTACGCGCGGAATCAAATGCAGTCTCAAGTAAGACGATCTCCGCGGGCTGCGGGTTTTGGGAGAATGCTTATATTTCTTTCGCGGAGGTTCAGTTTCAGTGGCGGTGAGAATTCGCAGAATACTGAATGACGATTCGGGTCGGGCGGGACGTGACGGTCCCAAACCGACTCCGCCTTCGGAGGGCGAATTGCTGGACGCGTATTCCGAGGCGGTTGCGGGAGCAGCGGAAAAAGTCGGTCCTGCGGTAGTCAATATCGAGGTTCGGGGAAAGCGAGGCGGGTCCGAGGTTGCCTCGGGCACGGGTTCGGGATTCGTCTTCACTCCCGACGGATTCATCCTGACCAACAGCCACGTGGTGAACGGTGCCAGCGAGGTGTCGGTCCTGCTGCATGATGGGCGCCGGGCTGCAGCGCAGATAATTGGCAACGATCCCGACAGCGACCTCGCGGTGGTTCGCATCGAGGCGCGCGAGCTGACGCAAGCCGATCTGGGCGAATCGCGCGCGCTGCGAGTCGGACAAATCGCGATAGCGGTCGGCAGTCCGTACGGCTTCCAGCATACGGTTACTGCAGGCGTAATTAGTGCAGTCGGCAGATCGTTGCGGTCGGTGACCGGCCGCCTCATCGACAACGTCATCCAGACCGATGCCGCCCTCAATCCTGGCAACTCGGGCGGTCCGCTGGTCGATTCGCGCGGTCGCGT
Coding sequences:
- the lptB gene encoding LPS export ABC transporter ATP-binding protein translates to MAKVEQLRAREVLAAEPGVSSPVLRGEHLTKIYGGRTVVDDVEVYVNPGEVVGLLGPNGAGKTTTFYMLVGLVKPDHGRVLLGEQEITMLPLYQRARRGISYLPQEPSVFRKLSVEENLLAVLETLPLTEEERQGRLQSLLDELDIARLRKSRAGVLSGGERRKVEITRALVLDPQFLCLDEPFAGIDPITVIEIQRIVTYLRERGIGILMSDHNVHAALSIIDRAYVIHSGKILIEGPPDAIVASEHVRQVFLGERFKLT
- a CDS encoding trypsin-like peptidase domain-containing protein, with the protein product MAVRIRRILNDDSGRAGRDGPKPTPPSEGELLDAYSEAVAGAAEKVGPAVVNIEVRGKRGGSEVASGTGSGFVFTPDGFILTNSHVVNGASEVSVLLHDGRRAAAQIIGNDPDSDLAVVRIEARELTQADLGESRALRVGQIAIAVGSPYGFQHTVTAGVISAVGRSLRSVTGRLIDNVIQTDAALNPGNSGGPLVDSRGRVIGVNTATILPAQGLCFAIAIDSAKFVAARLMRFGKIERGYIGIAGANTALPRRLARFHRVASDSCVQVAAVESGSPAEKAGLKRNDLIVACGAMPIQGIDDLQRMLADEPVGASITITALRGVEKLVLEVTTAAPPARK